From the Anaeromyxobacter dehalogenans 2CP-1 genome, the window CTGATGGTCGCGGGCCGGCCGAGCTGGGACGTGCGCTTCCTGCGCGGGCTGCTCAAGCAGGATCCCAACGTGGACCTGGTGAGCTTCTTCATCCTGCGGACCAACGCCGACCAGCCCGGCCCGCAGGAGGACCTCTCGCTCATCCCGTTCCCGGTCGCGGAGATCTTCGGCGAGCAGCTCCGGACGTTCGACGCGGTGCTGTTCGTCGACTTCGCCTACGGGCCGTACCGCGGCCTGGAGATCGACCGCTACCTGCCGAACCTCCGCGACTACGTGCGCGGCGGCGGCGCGCTCGCCATGGTGGGCGGCGAGCAGAGCTTCGGCGACGGGCGCTACGGGCAGACGCCGCTCGCCGAGGTGCTGCCGGTGGCGCCGCTCGACGGCACCAGCGAGGCCGAGGGCGAGTTCCGGCCTCGGCTGACCGCCGAGGGCAAGCGGCACCCGGTCACGGCGCTCGCGCCGGGCGAGGCGCCGAACGAGGCCGCCTGGGCGGGCCTGCCGCCGGTCACCGCCGTCAACCTCACCCGCGCCCTGCCGCCGGGCGCCGGCGCGTCGGTGCTGCTCGAGGCGCCCGCGGTGAGCGTGGGCGGCCGCGCGGCGCCGCTGGTGGCGGTGCGGGAGGTCGGCCAGGGGCGCACGCTCGCGGTCGCCACCGACGCCACCTGGCGCTGGGGCTTTCTCGCCGCCGAGGGCGGCCAGGGCAACCGCGCGTACCTGCGCTTCTGGAACGGCGCGCTGCGCTGGCTGGTGCGCGATCCGTCGCTCGGGCCGCTGCAGGTGGAGCCCGACGCGCCGTCGGTCGAGCCCGGCGCGCCGGTGGGGCTCACCGTCACCGCGCGCGGGCCGGACTGGGGCCCGGCCGCCGGGAAGAAGGTCTCGGCGGACCTGGTGTCCGAGGACGGACGCACCGTGGCGCACGGCGAGGCGGTGGCGGGCGAGGACGGGACGGCGCGGATCGAGCTCGTGCCGCCCGGGCCGGGCGCCTACCGGGTGGTCTCGCGCGCGGAGGGCGTCGGGGACCCGGCCAGCGCCGCGGTGGCGGTGCGCGGCGCCGGGCCGGAGGACGCGGACGCGGCACCGCGGCCGGAGCTCCTCCAGGCGGTGTCCGAGGCGACCGGGGGCGCGTTCTCCGCGCTGCCCGGCGGCGACCTCCCCGACCTCGCCCTGGCGGACCCCGAGGTGGTCGAGATCGGGCGCCGCAAGGCGCTGCCGATCTGGGATCGCTGGTGGACGCTGGCTGGCCTCGCGGCGGTCCTGACGGCCGAGTGGGTGCTCCGCCGGCGATGGGGCTACTGGTAGGCGGGTGGCGGACCCCCGGTCGTATTTCCTTGCCAGCCGGTCCCCGGCCGGGAAATACCGGCCGAAGGGAGGCGCACCGCCGTCCCGAGCTCCACGGCCTCAGGAGGGCCCATGAAGATCGCGAAGGGCAGCGTCGTCGGCCTCGATTACTCGCTGCACCTCGGAGACGGGAAGGTCGTGGACCAGTCCGAGCCGGGCGAGCCGCTCACCTACCTCCACGGCGAGGGGCAGATCGTGCCGGGTCTGGAGTCGGCGCTCGAGGGCGTCGACGTGGGCGAGTCGCGCAAGGTGGTGGTCGCGCCCTCCGACGGGTACGGCGAGCACGATCCGCGCGGCGTGCAGGAGGTGCCGCGCAAGGCGTTCCCGCCCGGCTTCGACCCGCAGGTCGGGATGGAGCTGACCGCGGAGGGCGCCGACGGCGAGCCGGTGCCGTTCGCGATCCGCGAGGTGAAGCCGGAGTCGGTGGTGATCGACCTCAACCACCCGCTCGCCGGCAAGACCCTGCACTTCGAGGTGACGGTGCGCGACGTCCGCGCCGCGACCGCGGAGGAGCTGGAGCACGGTCACGCCCACGGCCCCGAGGGCCACGGGCACGACCACTAGTCCCTCGGCTCCGCGCCGCCGTCGCGGCGCGACGCTCGGGACGAGCGGCGCGGTCGAAGGGCGCTACGGCGTCGGCGTCACCGCGTAGGTCCAGGTCTCGTTGGGGCGGAGCTCGAAGCGCTCCTGCACGCGGGCCTCGCCGAGACGCGCCTCCACCTGGTGGGCGCCCTCCCAGAGCTGGACCTTGACGCTCCCCTCCCCGACGCGCCGCCCGTCCACCCGGACCTCGGTGCCCGGCGGCGCGGTCACGGCGAGCACCCCGCGGCCGAGCGCGAAGCGTACGGCCGTGCCCTGCCCGCGCGCGGTGACCCGCTTCTGCACGTCCACCCCTTCGGCCGCGTTGCGCAGGCGGACCCGGTGGTCGCCCCTCGACACCGGCACCGTCACCGGGCTTCGCCCCACCCGCTTGCCGTCCACGTAGACGTCGCCTTCCGGCTCCGCGGTGATCGCGAGCGACGGCGCCGGTGCCGCCGCCGCGCGGCGCGGCTCGGGGGCGGCCGGCGTGCGCTCCGCCGGCGCGGCGTCGGCCGGAGGCTCCGGCGCGGGCGCGGGCGCGGGCGCCGTGGCGCGGGGCGCCGGTGGCGCGGCGACGGGCGCCGGGGCCGCGGCGATCGGCGCGGCGGCGGGGGCGGCGGCGCGCGGCTGGGAGCGGGACAGCACGAAGCCGATCCCGAAGCCCACCCCGGCCATCGCCACCGCGATCCCGAGCACGATCGGCAGCGCCGACCGCGGGGGCGGCGCGGGCGCGGCGAAGGTGATGGCGGCGTCGGGTGGCGGCGCGAGCGACACCGGCGCCGGCTGGGCGGCGGCCGCTGCCGCGCCGACCAGGACCGGGGCAGGGATCTCGACCGGCACCGCGGCGGCGAGGGCGGCCGAGGCCGTGGCCGGCGCGGCGGCCACCTCGGCCACGGGCGCCGCCGGGGCCGGGGCCGGGACCGTGGCCGGGGTGACCACCGCCGCCGGCCGCCGCGCCGGGAACGGCGCCACCAGCTCCGCCGAGACCTCGGCGGTGATCTCCGGCGCGGGCCGCACCGGCACGGCGCGCTCGGCGCCCGCCGGCGAGAGCGCGCGGGCCACCATCCGCAGCACCTCCCCGCGCTCCCCCTCCCCGGCCGGAAGGATCGCCTCGAGGTACGCCGCCATCGCCTCCGGCGGTGCGGCGGGCAGCGCGCCCGCCAGCGCCTCGCCGAGCGCGTCCGCAGACGGGAACGGCTCGTGGCCGCCGGCCCCGAGCGCGCGGTCCACCACCGCGGCGAGCGCCGGCGGGATCCCCGGCCCCTCCAGCGGCACCGGCGCCGCCGGGGGCGGCTCGCCGGCCAGGCACTCGTGCAGGATCGCGCCGAGCGCGCGAAGGTCGCCGGCCGGGTTCCCCGCGCCGCCGGTGCCGAGCCCGGACAGCAGGCAGGACCCGTCGTCGGCCACCAGCACCCGCTCCGGCGCGAGCGCGCCGTGGGCGAGCGGCTGGCCCTCCCCCGCGTCCACCGCGTGGACGGCCGCGAGCGCCGCGCAGGCGTCCAGCCCGGCGCGGAGGACCAGCTCGGGCGGCAGGCGCCCTCCGCCGTCCAGCAGCGCGCGCAGGGTGGCGCCGCGCCGGTGCGCCTCGACCGCCACCAGCGCCTCGCCGAGCGTCTCCAGCCCGAGGACGGGGACGGCGTTCGGGTGGTGCACCCGCGCGGCGGCCTCGGCGTCGCGCACCAGCGCGGCGAGCCGCGTCGGGTCGTCGGTGAGCCCCGGAGGCGCGTACGCGAGCACCACCGCGCGCGGGGCGCCCCCGCGCCGGTCCACCGCGAGGGCGCGCCGCCAGCCGGCGGCGTCGTGCAGGGGCGTGATCACCTGGAAGCGTTCGTTCGCGGTCACGCGCGGATATTAGCAAGGGACCGCCGGAAGGCGTGTCCCCGGTGGCGGCTGCGGCCCCACCCGGCTACCATGCGCGCGTGCCGAGCATCCGGGCGGTCGTCACCGACCTCGACAACACGCTGTATCCGTGGGTGGACTACATCGTCCCCGCCCTGGAGGCGATGATCGACTCGCTGGCGGCCACCACCGGGCTGCCCCGCATCCGGATCGTCCAGTCGCTGAAGGCGGTGTACGCACAGTACGAGTCGAACGAGTACCCGTTCGCGATCCAGCTGTCCGACATCTTCCGCCCGTACGAGGCGGACTTCGACTCGTTCAACGCGCTGGTGGTGGACCCGGCCCGGCTCGCGTTCCGCGCGGCGCGCGACCGGTACCTGAAGCCCTACCCCGGCGTGCGCGAGACGCTCGACCAGCTCCGCGGCCGCGGGCTGAAGGTGGTGGCGCTCACCGACGCGCCGCGGAACGCGGCCGAGCTGCGCCTGAAGCACCTGAAGCTCGACGGCCACTTCGACGCGCTCTACACGCTCCCGTTCTTCCCGCTCCCGGAGAACGTGGCCCCGGAGATCCGGCGCAAGGAGGAGGAGGGCCACTACCGCGGGAAGACGCCGGTGGTGGAGCTCCCGCGCGACGCCGAGAAGCCGAACCCGGCCGGCCTGCGGCGCATCCTCTCCGACCTCGGCCTGCGCGGCCGCGAGGTGATCTACGTCGGCGACAACGTCAAGAAGGACATGGCGGTGGCGCAGGCGTGCGGCGCGGTGGGCGTGTGGGCGGAGTACGGCACCTACGTGTCCAAGGAATACCGCGATCGGCTCGCGGTCATCTCCGCGCGGAAGATCACCCAGCGGCACGTGGCCGACGAGGCGCAAGGGCGCTGGCCGCTCGCCATCTCCAGCTTCGTCCAGGTGCTCGACGTGCTCGAGGGCGCACGATGGGGCCCGGGCCGCCGCGCGCCGGCCGGGCGCGCCAGGAGGGCGCGATGACCGTGGTGGCGCGGTACGCCGATCTCGCGGGACGCAGGGCCCTGGTGACGGGCGGCTCCTCCGGCATCGGCCTCGGCATCGCCGAGGCGCTGCTCGGCCAGGGCGCGCGCGTCGCCGTGCAGTACCGATCCCACCGGGCCGCGGCCGAGGCGCTCGCGGCGCGCCACCCCGGGCAGGCGATGGCGATCGGCGCCGACCTGGGCACCGAGGCCGGCTGCGTCGCGTGCGTGCGCGAGGCGGCCGCCGCGCTGGGCGGCCTCGACCAGCTGGTCCACTCGGCAGGGATCTGGAACGAGGCGCCCATCGCGACCCTCCAGGCCGACCGGCTGGAGGAGATCTTCCGCGTCAACGTGTTCAGCGCGTTCTACCTGGTCCGCGAGGCGCTCCCGCACCTCGGGCACGACGGGCGCGGCAACGTCGTCCTCATCGGCTCCACCGCCGGGCAGCGCGGCGAGGCGCGGCACGCGCACTACGCGGCGTCGAAGGGCGCGCTGCAGTCGCTCGCGATGAGCCTCGCGGTCGAGCTCGCCCCCGGCACGCGCGTCAACCTCGTCTCCCCTGGCTGGATCCGCACGCCCATGGCGGAGGCCGCGCTCGACGAGACCGGGGCCGCCATCGCCGCCACCCTGCCCAACCGCCGCCTGGGCGAGGTGGACGACGTGGTGCAGGCGGTGCTCTACCTCGCGAGCGAGGCGTCGGGGCACCTGGTCGGCGAGGACCTGGCCGTCTCGGGCGGCGCGCTGCTGGTCGTGCCGCGCGGCCAGCTCGTGCCGCGCGATCCCTGACCTGGCGGCGCGCGGGCGCCAGCGCTAGATCCGCGCCATGCGCTTCCGCCATCACGTCTTCGTCTGCGAGAACCACCGGGACCCGTCGGATCCGCGCGGCGCCTGCGGCAACAAGGGCAGCGAGGCGATCCGCGCCGCGCTGAAGGCGGAGGTCGCCCGGCGCGGGCTGAAGGCGCAGGTGCGCGTGAACGGCGCCGGGTGCCTGGACGCGTGCGCGTTCGGCCCGTCGATCGTGGTCTACCCGGAGGGCGTCTGGTACGGCCACGTCTCGCCCGCCGACGTGCCGGAGATCGTGGAGCGGCACCTGGTCGGCGGCACGCCGGTGGAGCGGCTCCGGCTCCCGCGCCTGGAGGGCCGCGAGCCGCCGGTCAGTTGAGCAGCGCGCCGCGGCCGGCCCGCAGCCCGGCCACCGCCGCCCGCACCTCCTCGGCGTCTCCGGCCGCGGGCGCGAGCGACAGGTACGCCTCGAGATCGCGGATGGCGGCGGCGGCCCCGCCCAGCCGCGCCGCGGCGAGGCCGCGATCGCGCAGCGCCTCGCGCTGGTCCGGGGTGACCAGCAGGATGCGGTCGAGCACCCAGAACAGCCGGACGTCGTCCTTCCGCTCCGCGTAGACGCGCTTCAGGTTCTGCAGCATGCGCGCGAGGAGCTGGCGCGGCGAGACCGCGGCGAGGTAGCGCGCGTCGAGGTCCTTGCCGCCGGTGCGCGCCTTGTAGCGCGCCACGCACTCGTCGGCCGAGAGCATCTCGCCGCCGTGGTAGGCGTCCACGAACACCTCCACGCCGCCGGGCGAGACGTACTTCGCGAGGAAGTGGCCCGGGAAGCCGACCCCCTCCAGCCGCAGCCCGGCGCGCCGCCCGACCTCCATGTACACCAGCGCCAGCGTGATGGGGATCCCGAGGCGGCGATCCAGGACGTCGTTGAGGAACGAGTTGCGGGGGTCGTAGTAGTCGTCGTCGTTGCCGCGGAGCCCCTCCTCGTCGTGGAGCACCTCGCGCAACGCGCGGAGCGCAGACGCCGCGCGCACCGGCCCGGGGACCCGCCGCACCACGCGCGCGGCGAGTTCGTCGAGGCGGGTGAGGTACGCCTCGGGCTCGAGCGCCGGGTACTCCTCCTGCGCGATGGCGAGCGCCGCCTCGTCGAGCGGGACCGGGTCGCGTCCCAGGAGCTCGGCGAAGCGCGCGCGCGCACGGCCCTCCAGATCTCTCGTCGCCGTCATCAGGGCACCCGCGCCGCCACGTCCTCGTGGTACCGCCGCTCCGCCTGCGCCAGCGCGCGCGCCTGCGCCGCCAGCTCCGGGGACACCGCCGCCCCGGGCGCCTCGCCCACCGCCCGCATCGCCCCGGCGAGCGCGCTCCAGCCCGCCGCGAGCGCGTCCATCCGCTCCGCGAGCCCGAGCGCGGCGAGGCCGGGGACCGCCGCCTCCGCCTCGCGCAGGAACCGGGCGTACAGCGCCCGGAACATGCCGCCGCCGGTGCCGCGCTTCTCGATCACCTGCCAGGCGTAGCGGAAGCACCAGGCCCGGTCCGCCTCGCCGGTCGCGCGCGCCGGCCAGTCCGGCAGCTCCGCCGCGAAGCGCTCGACCGCCGACACGCCCGCGAAGCCGTCCGGGTCGAGCAGCATCTCGCGCGCCTGCCGGCGCAGCGCCTCGCGCACGGCCTCGCCGAGCGGGCGCGGCGGGGCCGGCGCGTCCACCTCCAGCCACGGGTTGCCGCCCGTCCCGAACGGCGGCGCGATGGAGGCGCGGGCGCGCGCCAGCGCGTCGAGCGGGACGGCCTCCAGGCCGGGCCGGTCGGTGTCGGCCAGCCAGGCGATCCCGCGCGCCGGGTCGTGGCCCGCGAGCACCACCCGGTGGCCGCCGAAGCGGGTGCGGCTGTGCCAGTACGGCAGCTCCGCCAGGTCGGTGGACAGGATCGGCGCGAGCCCACGCTCCAGGGCGGCGCGCGCGCCCTCCCAGGCCGCGGCGGGATCGTCGGCGCCGCGCTCCACGGCGGAGACGCCGAGCACCTCGCAGGCGGCGCGCTCCAGGTGCGCCGACCGGCCCACGAACAGGTGGCTGGGCGAGAGCTCCGGCGCAGAGAGGTAGTAGAAGCCGAGTCCCGCGCCCAGGCCGAACGCCATCGGCTCGGACAGCGCCACGCCGCGGACGCGCAGCGCGTCCGCGAGCGCGGTGGAGCCGCAGTGCAGGCCGGGCCGGTGCTCGAAGCCGGGCAGGATCACCGGAGGAGTATAGCGGCCGGGGCACGCTGCACGACTTCCCGGCCCCGGAGGCCGAGGGACGCCTGCCTCGGCACCGGGCACCCGCGCGGCCGATGCACCGGGCGGGGGCGCTACCCCCTTGACGACGCCCCGGCCCTTCTCTAGATTCGCGCCCCTGCCATTCCCCAGTAGCTCAGTTGGCAGAGCAGGTGACTGTTAATCACCGGGTCGCATGTTCGAGTCATGCCTGGGGAGCCATCTTCGACAGCCCGGCGGACCGTCGCTCGACGGTTCGCCGGGCTGTTCGTCTTTTCAGGCCCCAGCTTCGCCCGGGCCAGGCGGTCGCACGTTCAGTAGAATCGTGCGCATGCGAGCCAAGCCGCGACCGAAGCCCAGGGCCACGTCCAGCGCCACCCGGCGACGCCCATCCGCCGCCACGTCCGTGCGCACGCCGACCGCGCGCCCGAAGGCCAGGCCGCGCGCGAACGGGAAGGTGGTCCTGCTCGCGGGGGGCAACCCGCAGATCGCGAAGGCGGACGGCGACGCGCCGGTTCAGGCGTACGTCGCCGCGCTGACGGGCTGGAAGGGCGACGTCGCGAGGCGCCTCGACGCGCTCGTCGTCGGCAGCGTGCCCGGCGTGCGCAAGGCGGTGAAGTGGAACTCGCCGTTCTACGGCATCGAGGGCCAGGGCTGGTTCCTGTCGTTCCACACCTTCTCCCGCTACGTGAAGGTGACCTTCTTCCGTGGCACGTCGCTGCGCCCCGCTCCCCCCGGAGGCACGGGCAAGGACGCGCGCTGGATCGACCTCCACGAGAACGACCTCGACGAAACGCAGCTGGCGAGCTGGGTGAAGCAGGCGGCGGCGTTGCCCGGCTGGACGCCGTAGCACACGAGCGCGGCGCCACCTGCCGCCCTTCCCGGAAACGCAACATGTCGGACCGCCCGAGGCAGATCCCCGATCCCACCGCAGTGCGCGTGGCGCTGTGGCGCGCGCTGCACGTGCTCGCCGACCCGCCGCCGCACGTGCTCGAGGACACCGTCGGCCTCGCGCTGGCAGGCCCGGACGAAGGCTGGCGCCTGCGGCCCGACATGGGCGCGTTCACGCGTCCGTTCCGCGCGTCGATCGTGGCCCGCGCGCGCTTCGTCGAGGACCTCGTCGAGGAGCAGGTCGCGCGCGGCGTCGGGCAGTACGTCGTCCTCGGGGCCGGCCTGGACACGTTCGCGCTGCGCCGGCCGGAGCTCGGCGCGCGGCTGCGCGTGTTCGAGGTGGACGAGCCGGCGACGCAAGCCTGGAAGCGGCGGCGGCTCGACGAGCTCGGCCTCGCCGTCCCGCCGTTCCTGCGGTTCGCGCCGGTGGATCTCGAGCACGGCGACCCGTGGCTCGCCCGCCTCGGCGGCGCGGGCTTCGACGCGGGGCGGCCGGCGGTCGTCGCGTCGACCGGCGTCAGCATGTACCTCACGCGGGAGGCCATCGCCTCCACGCTCCGCGCCGTCGCGTCGCTCGCGGCGGGCTCGACCCTGGTCATGTCGTTCATGCTGCCCATCGAGCGCGTCGAGCCGGCGATCCGCCCGGGCGTCGAGGCCGCCGCGCGCGGCGCGCGCGCGAGCGGCACGCCGTGGCTGAGCTTCTTCGAGCCCGGGGAGATGCTCGCCCTGGCGCGCGACGCGGGCTTCGCCGCGGCGAGGCACGTCTCGGCGGACGCGCTCAGCGCGCGCTACTTCGCGGACCGGCCGGACGGCCTGCGCCCGCCCAGCAACTCCGAGGAGCTGCTGGTGGCGACGACCTGAGCGTCGCTCATCGGCGCGGGCGGGCCTGCCGCCAGGTGACCGCGCCTCGCCCGCGGTGGTAGCATCCGCGGCCGATCTTCGATGGACCGCTCTCCACGACGCCCCGTCCGGCTGGCTGCCCTCGCCGTCGCGCTCGTCGCGGTCCTCCCCTACCTCCACACGCTGCGACACGGGTTCGCGTACGACGACCGCGTCGAGGTCGTCGAGAACGCGTACCTCCGCGGCGTCGAGGGGGTACCGGCTATCCTCTCCCATCGCGACTGGGCAGGATCGGGCAAGGGGTCCGCCACCTACCGGCCGCTCACCACCCTCTCCTTCGCCCTGAATCACGCGGTCCACGGGCTCGCCCCGTCGGGCTATCACCTCGTCAACCTGCTGCTCCACGCGGCCGTTTCCGTCCTGGTGCTCGGGCTCGCGCTCGGGCTCGGGCTCCCCCTGGCGGCCGCCACGCTGGCCGGCCTGCTCTTCGCGGTCCACCCCATCCACGTGGAGGCGGTGGCGAACGTGGCCGGGCGCAAGGAGCTCCTGGTCACCGCCTTCACCCTGGGTGCCGTGCTCCTCCACCCGGTCGCGCTCCGCCGCGGAGGCCTCCGACTCGTCGCCGCGCCGCTGCTCGGCGCGCTGGCGGCCTTCTCCAAGGAGACCGGGCTCGTCCTGATCGGCCTGATCGTCGCGCTCGACCTGCTCTTCCGCCGCGCCGAGGTCCGCGCCGCACCGCGCCGCGCGGCCACGCTCTACGCGTCCTACCTCGCGGCCGCCGGCGCCTACCTCGCCGCCCGCTGGGCCGTGCTGGGAAGCCTGGGTATGCCGGGCACGATCTTCCTGGTGAACCCGATCGCCGATGCACCGCTCCTCGAGCGGATCGCGACCGCGCTGGTCGTGCTCGGGAAGGGCCTCCAGCTCTCGATCGCGCCGGCCACGCTGTCGCCCGACTACTCGTACGCCGCGATCCCGCCGGTTGCCTCCGCCCTCGACCCGCGCCTGGCCCTGGCGGTCGCCGCGCTCGCAGGCGCGGCCGCGTTCGCTGCTTGGCCCGGGCGGCGCCGGCGCGTGCGGCTCGCCGCGGCGGCCATCTACGCCTTCGGCGTCTTCCCCGCGTCGAACCTGCTCGTCCCCATCGGGACGATCTTCGGGGAACGGCTGCTTTACCTCCCCAGCGTCGGCTTCGTCCTCGGGGTCGCCGCGGTGATGGCCACCGTCCTCGAGGGACCGCGCCGCGTAGCGCTCCGCACGATCACCGGGGTCGCGCTCGCGCTGCTGGCGGTCCGCGGCGCGTGGTACGCACGGGCCTGGTCGAACAGCCTCTCCATCTTTGCCGAGGGCGTGCGGGTCCAGCCGGCCTCGGCCCAGATGCAGCTCACCTATGGCGCGCAGTTGCTCGGGCGCAAGGAGATGGCCGGAGCGGCCGCCGCCTTCGCGCGCGCGGCGGAGATCCTGGCCGTGCGGCCCGACGCCCAGTCGGACGCCCTGGTGCAGCTCGGGGTCGCCTATGAGCAGCTCGGCCGGGCCGAGGAGGCGGAGCAGCTGTACGCCCGCGTCCTCGCGCGGGAACACCGCCATCCGGACGCGCTGTGGCGGATGGGCGTCCGGCGCTGGGCCCAGGGGGATCCACCGGGCGCCGTCCAGCTCTGGGAGCGAGCGATCGCGGCCGAGCCGCGGCACGCCCCCGCGCTCTCGGACCTCGGCTTGGCCGCCTACGCCGCCGGCGATCTCCAGGGCGCCGAGGCGCGCTTCCGCGAGGCTGCGGCGATCGCGCCGACGCTGCCGGGGGTCTGGTACAAGCTCGGCGTGGTCTGCGAGCAGCTGGGGCGCCGCGAGGAGGCGCTGGCCGCCTGGCGCCGCTTCCTCGAGCTCGCTCCGGAGCCTTCGCTCGAGCGAGACGAGATCGAGCGGCGTCTCGCCGCCAGTCCGTGAGCGCGGACCTCCCGCGATCGCCGTCGTGCCGGTCCTCCGCGCGATGGGCCAACGCCGCCGGAAGCGCTCGAGCCGCGAGGCGCGGGCTTCGCCGCGGCGAGGCACGTCTCGGCGGACGCGCTCAGAGCGCGTGAATCCATCCCCGGACCGAGCCAGGCGGTCGAGACGCGAGCAGCGCGAGGCGCGACGACCGAGCATGCCCGTCGGCATGTGAGGGAGGAGCAACGACGCGATGCGACGCGGATCGGCCGCCGCGGCGACGGGAGGGGATGGGTTCACGTGCTCTCAGGGACCGTGAAGTAATCCGTCCGCGCTGAGGGAAGCGGCGCGGGCAGGCGCCCGGGGTCGAGACGCGCCCACCTTCGGGGACGCAGGGGCGTCGGAGGGCTCGTTCAGCCGGCGGAGCTCGGTCCGGCGCCGGGAGTCCCGTCCGGAGGCGATTAGGCCGAGAGTCTGCTCGCGATGAGACGCATGATGTTGAAGCTGATCGCGGCGAGCAGCACGATCGTCTTCACCTTTACCAGCCCTCGGACGTTCAGCCGGTCGAGTCGCCGGTGCACACGGAGATCTGCGTTCGTCCTCTCGGCGAGGACGCCGCGCTGCACGTAGACGCGCTTGGCGTCCTCTGTCCCCATCCGCACGCGCCAGGCCCCGATCGCAGGTGTGTCGTTGCGCTTCGGAGCGTGCGGATCGACGGCTTTGCTCTTCGGCTTCGGCAGCGGCGCATACGGAGTCGCGCCCCGCTCTGCGATGGCCTCGATGTTGTCGAGCGTCACGAAGCCACCGTCGACCAGGTACTCGCGTGGCGTCTCGCCCGTTCGGCGCCGGATCTCGTCGAGCATCGGCACGACGTGCGGCTGGTCGGTACCGTTGTTCGTGACGTCGGTGCCCACGATGACACCGCTCTCGTCCGTCGCGAACTGCACGTTGTAGGCGGGCCGGAACCCACCGTCCGCCATCTTCATCACGCGGCTCTCCGCGTCCGTGGTGCTGACGCGGATCTCGCCGCGACGCCTCGCGTCCGAGGGCTTCTTCTCGTCTCGCTCGACGCGCTGCTTCTCGACGACTTCGACCTCCGCAAGTGCGGCCTCGACGGCATCGAGCCGAGCTTGCGCGGCCCGCTCCTTCGCAGCCTGCACACGCTTCGTCGAAGCTGACGGATCGCTCTCGATCTCGCGCCTGAGCTTTCGGACCTGTTCCTCGGCTTCTTTGCGGCAGCGCTCCAGTGACTGACGACGCCGGAAGCTCGCCGCGCCGGCGCTCGCCCGGACCTTCATCCCGTCCTGCGCCACGCGCCGGAGCTGCACCACGCCTTCCTTCATGAGCGCGGCCAGCACCTGCGTCATGAGCCGGTCGAGCTTCTTCCCGTGCTCCACGCGAAAGTCGGCGAGCGTATGGTGGTTCACCGGCACCCCGCCGCAGATCCAGCGGTAGGGCGCGTCCCGCTCGCACAGCCGCTCGAGCAACCGCGCGCTCCCCACGCCCTCCGAGTTGGCGAACAGCCACAGCGCGAGCAGCACCGCCGGGTCCGTTGCTGGCCGCCCAGCATTGCTGCCGCGCGACGCGATCTCGTCGTAGAACGCCGACAGGTCCAGCCGCTCGACCAACGTCCAGATGGCGCGAACCGGGTGCTCGTCCGGGACCAGCGCTTCGAGGTCCGTCGGCTGCAGCGAGAGTTGATTTCGGACCGGCCTCACCACCCGCGGCGCGTCGTGTTCGCTCACGCCCCGAGAAGATCACGGCCGGCGGCCACAGTCCATGGGGCACCGGCCGATTCCTTCACGCTCTCTCAGCGCGCGCTGCTTCGCGGACCGCCCGGACGGCCTGCGCCCGCCCAGCAACTCCGAGGAGCTGCTGGTGGCGACGACCTGAGCGTCTCATCGGCGCGGGCGGGCCGGCCTCCGTGCCTTCGGCCTTCCCTTCGCCTCAAGGTTGAGCGCCACCGCGGCGCGGACGAGCGCCTTCAGCGCCTTCGCGTCGACGGCCTCGCCCTCGCGGAGGTCGATGGCACGCCGCACCTTGCCCTCCAGGCTGGAGTTGAACAGGTGCGCGGGGTCCGGCAGCGCGGCGCCGCGGGCGAACGTCAGCTTGACGACGCTCTGGTAGGTCTCGCCGGTGCA encodes:
- a CDS encoding DUF1801 domain-containing protein — encoded protein: MTARGPEAGTKKAAPEGSASAEIDRKIAALGDWRGETLSRVREIILQADPDIVEELKWMGTPVWSRGGIVCTGETYQSVVKLTFARGAALPDPAHLFNSSLEGKVRRAIDLREGEAVDAKALKALVRAAVALNLEAKGRPKARRPARPRR